The Deltaproteobacteria bacterium genomic interval CCGCACCCTGGAGCAATGCCCGCTTCGAGACCGCGAGCGCCAGCGGTGGGAGAGCGGCAATCTGCGCGGCCATCTCTTTGGCGGCGGTCATGAGTCCTTCACCTGGAATTATTTGGTTGACTAAGCCAATGTCGAGCGCTTCTTTGGCTTTGACAACGCGTGCTGTGTAAGTCAGCTCCAGCGCTTTGGCCAAGCCAACGAGACGCGGCAGCATGAACGTCGAGCCGAGTTCCGGCATCAACCCCATGCGAGCGAAGATCGCACCCATGGAGGCTTCTTCCGCCATGAGGCGAAGGTCTTGCACGAGTGTCAGCGTGAGGCCGATGCCAACCGCCGCGCCGTTGATGACGGCGATGGTGGGTTTCGGGCAGTTGTACAGCGCGTAGTGCAGTCCCGACCGTGGATGCACCACCTGCGGCGCGCTGGGCGTAGCGCTTTTGCCCTGTTCGTCGATTTGCTTCTGGAAGACTGCGCCGACATCCGCACCGGAACAAAATCCGCGTCCTGCCCCGGTCATGAGGATGACGCGCACCTGTTCGTCTTTGCCCAGCGTGGTATAGGCGTGAGTGAGTTCGTCGCCCATGAGCGCAGTGTAGGCGTTGAGCTTCTGTGGGCGGTTCAGAGTGACGGTAGCGATGTGATCGTGAATGTCAACGAGAATCTCTTTGTAGTCCATGACTGCTCCTTGCAACGTCTAGCCAGTGGAACATAGCGCATGCTGGGAAAGGGGAAAAGCGTTGCCACTCCGGCATGAGGGGCTTGCACGGAAGGTAGGGTCTTTCACAATACTCAGCATGATCGTCTCCCGTCGATGACGGCGGTTAGTGAAAAGAGGGGCACATGATTGGATGGAGGAACTTCCTTGAATTCGGACGATGCCTAGCAGTCTGTTCGGGTGATCCTGATGGATGTCATTCCGAGCCGGAATGTAATGGAGGCGAGGAATCTCGTGTTGTCCCCGCCATCTTGAGATTCCTCGTCGCTCCGCTTCTCGGAATGACACCCCCTCATCTCCTTGTAGACGAAGTACTAAGGCGAAGGGTTGCTTTTTTCTTCTTTCTCCAGGGCTTGGCGTTGTATGCCGTGCTGTCTTCCTTTGGTGGGGAAATTACCGGCCAGGTGCTGCGGAAAGATGGCGCGGGTGTCGATCAAGCCATTGTGTTCGTGCAGGCTTTGCCTGATGGTGCACCCGCGCCATCAGGCCCTCGGAAAGCAGAAATGGATCAGGTGCACCGAGAATTCGTTCCGTCGGTGTTGCCCATCGGCGTCGGCACCGAAGTCCGCTTTCCTAACCGCGACCAAATCCATCACCATGTCTATTCCTTCTCTCGGACCAAGAACTTTGAATTGCCGTTGTACAAGGATGAAGAAGCTGCGCCGGTGTTGTTCGATAAGCCTGGCGTCGTCAAAATCGGATGCAATATCCACGACTGGATGTCGGCCACCATTTTTGTCGCTCCCACGCCCTACTTTGCGCTCTCGGACGAAACCGGGAAATTTCATTTGAAGGACCTTCCTGCCGGTAGCTACTCTCTGGCCGCCTGGCATGAGTCGAGTCTGAGCAAAGTCGAGGACACTCTCCAATCGGTGCAGGTCGGCGAACAGACCCCCGAGGTCTCGTTCTCGTTGGAGCTGGCTCCGCCACGCGCTCGTCCGAGCAGTCGCAAAGGAGGCGGCTATTGAGACGCTGGTGGGCGCGCAGTCGCCTGCGCACAAAGATTTTTCTGATCTTCTCCACGCTGATCCTCGCCGTGCTGTTTCTGACCTTGGGGGCGACTCAGCTGGTCGTGAGTCAACAAACCCAAGACACCTTGCGTCATGAACTGCAGACGACCGGGCAGGTTTTTCAGGGGCTGGTGCAGGAACGGGCGTCGCGCCTCCTCACGAACTCCACCCTGCTCGCCGGCGACTTCGCTCTCAAACGGGTGCTGGCAACCTATGATGCGACCACGCTGATGTCTGCCGCGCTGAGCTACCAACAGCGTATCGGTGTCGATCTTTTCTGGATTACCGACGAGCAGGGGGCTGTATTAGCGGATGCCCGTGGTCGCCAACGTCCTGGCGCCTCGCTAGCGCAGTTTTCTCCGGTGAAGGAAGCCCTGGCTTCTGGAGATTCCGCCTCTGTGATTGCCGAAGCAGAGGCCGGGCTCTTTCAGCTTGTGGCCGTGCCGGTGCATGGGCCGGATGTCATCGGTTTTCTGGTCTTAGGGCAGGCGATCAACGATGTGTTCGCCGAGCAGTTGGAGCAAGATACCGGCTCGCATGTCGCTTTTCTGACCACGGCACGGGTCTTTGCTTCGTCATTCGCTGGGGCCGAGCGAGCGAAGCTCGTGTCGTTGGAGGAGTCCGCTGCTTCTCTGCTCCGGGAGCGCAATACCCAAGAACCGTTTCTTTTTCGGCTTGGAGCAGAGCGCTTCTTGTCGCTTGTGAGTGGGATCGAGGCGCAGATATCGTCGCCTTTATATGTCGTCGTTT includes:
- a CDS encoding enoyl-CoA hydratase/isomerase family protein translates to MDYKEILVDIHDHIATVTLNRPQKLNAYTALMGDELTHAYTTLGKDEQVRVILMTGAGRGFCSGADVGAVFQKQIDEQGKSATPSAPQVVHPRSGLHYALYNCPKPTIAVINGAAVGIGLTLTLVQDLRLMAEEASMGAIFARMGLMPELGSTFMLPRLVGLAKALELTYTARVVKAKEALDIGLVNQIIPGEGLMTAAKEMAAQIAALPPLALAVSKRALLQGAESDFDTAVQTETFGLDYLFKTKDHKEAVAAFLEKRTPQFHGR